A single window of Cytobacillus dafuensis DNA harbors:
- the pstC gene encoding phosphate ABC transporter permease subunit PstC, which produces MKGVFTLQNSTNTFSVQEMIQLKKQKKNTSSTIEKIVPILLLFTAIVSVLTTLGIVLTLIVETFTFFSRVSIVEFFTSTKWYPFSPTQGSYGVLPLVVGTLKVTGIAAIVAIPIGLATAIFLSEYASDRTRRIIKPILEVLAGIPTIVYGFFALTFVTPLLREFIPSLEIFNALSPGIVIGIMITPMIASLSEDAMSSVPNSMREGALALGSTKLEVSLKVVLPAAISGIIASIVLAVSRAIGETMIVAVAGGSTPNMSWDLTTSIQTMTAYIVQVSQGDAGYGTTIYYSIYAVGFTLFVFTLVMNLFAQFISRRFREEY; this is translated from the coding sequence ATGAAAGGGGTTTTCACTTTGCAAAATTCAACAAATACGTTTTCCGTACAGGAAATGATTCAGTTAAAAAAGCAAAAAAAGAATACAAGTTCAACGATTGAAAAAATCGTTCCTATACTATTATTATTTACAGCTATTGTCTCAGTACTAACAACTCTTGGAATCGTACTTACACTAATAGTTGAAACATTTACTTTCTTTAGCCGAGTTTCGATAGTAGAATTTTTTACGTCAACAAAATGGTATCCTTTCTCACCTACTCAAGGCTCGTATGGTGTATTGCCACTTGTTGTAGGAACCTTAAAAGTAACAGGGATTGCTGCCATTGTTGCGATTCCAATCGGATTAGCAACAGCGATTTTTTTGAGTGAGTATGCATCAGATAGAACTCGCAGAATCATTAAGCCGATATTAGAAGTATTAGCAGGAATTCCTACTATCGTTTATGGATTTTTCGCCTTAACTTTTGTTACACCGTTATTGAGAGAATTCATTCCTTCCCTTGAAATATTCAATGCGTTAAGTCCGGGTATCGTTATTGGGATTATGATCACACCAATGATCGCATCTTTGTCTGAGGATGCAATGTCCTCAGTACCAAATTCAATGCGCGAAGGAGCACTAGCATTAGGTTCAACTAAGCTGGAAGTTTCCTTAAAAGTTGTTCTGCCAGCTGCTATTTCTGGTATTATCGCTTCAATCGTCCTCGCTGTTTCCCGGGCAATTGGAGAAACGATGATTGTAGCAGTTGCAGGTGGATCTACACCTAATATGAGTTGGGATTTAACCACTTCAATTCAAACGATGACAGCCTATATCGTTCAGGTGAGCCAAGGTGATGCTGGGTATGGAACAACTATTTATTACAGCATTTATGCGGTTGGATTTACACTTTTCGTCTTTACATTAGTGATGAACTTATTTGCCCAGTTTATCTCTCGTCGTTTCAGGGAGGAGTATTAA
- a CDS encoding PstS family phosphate ABC transporter substrate-binding protein, which yields MKSFKFLALSTMIGAVLAFTSACGSTEEKTNNGSQTEGNTTEQANEEGKQLQGEINIDGSSTVFPIMEAVTEEFNMEQPDVKVSVASSGTGGGFKAFIAGTTDFSNASRPIKDEEKAQLEEKGIEYTELKLANDGLSVVVSKDNTWVDYLTVDELKKMWLEDGTVKKWSDIRKGWPEEEIKFYSPGTDSGTFDYFDEVILEEQPIVEKATLSEDDNVLVQGVAGDKNSIGYFGYAYYAENKDKLKVVPIDSGNGPVEPTNETVESGEYAPLSRPLFTYVKNESVKKEEVYEYLKFTIENAGQLAEDVGYVKLKDEEYTKGLETIEGLK from the coding sequence ATGAAAAGCTTTAAATTCTTGGCACTTTCAACAATGATTGGAGCAGTGCTAGCATTCACTTCAGCTTGTGGGTCAACAGAAGAAAAAACAAACAACGGTTCTCAAACTGAAGGAAACACAACTGAACAAGCTAATGAAGAAGGTAAGCAACTTCAAGGTGAAATAAATATTGATGGATCATCGACTGTATTCCCGATTATGGAAGCTGTAACTGAAGAATTTAATATGGAGCAGCCTGATGTAAAAGTTTCTGTTGCTTCTTCTGGTACAGGTGGCGGTTTTAAAGCGTTTATTGCTGGAACAACTGATTTCAGTAACGCTTCTCGTCCAATAAAAGATGAAGAAAAAGCACAATTAGAAGAAAAAGGAATTGAATATACAGAATTAAAATTAGCAAATGACGGACTATCCGTTGTTGTAAGCAAGGACAATACTTGGGTTGATTATTTAACTGTAGATGAATTAAAGAAAATGTGGTTAGAAGATGGAACTGTTAAGAAATGGTCAGATATTCGTAAAGGATGGCCTGAAGAAGAAATTAAATTCTACTCACCAGGTACAGATTCTGGAACTTTCGACTATTTCGATGAAGTTATTCTAGAAGAACAACCGATCGTTGAAAAAGCAACACTTTCAGAAGACGATAACGTTTTAGTACAAGGTGTTGCAGGTGATAAAAACTCAATTGGTTACTTTGGCTATGCTTACTATGCTGAAAACAAAGATAAATTGAAGGTAGTGCCAATCGATTCTGGTAATGGTCCTGTTGAGCCAACAAATGAAACAGTTGAAAGTGGAGAATATGCTCCATTATCCCGTCCATTATTCACTTATGTGAAAAATGAATCTGTTAAAAAAGAAGAAGTTTATGAATATCTTAAATTTACAATTGAAAATGCAGGTCAACTTGCAGAAGATGTTGGCTACGTTAAATTAAAGGATGAAGAATATACTAAGGGCTTAGAAACAATTGAAGGTCTGAAGTAA
- a CDS encoding peptidoglycan D,D-transpeptidase FtsI family protein: protein MNKKKKKKKSHVPFRLNILFLIVFILFSILILRLGIVQIVYGDDYKREIERTEDVTVNNPVPRGKMYDRTGKVIVDNKPQNAITYTKSTGVKQDDMLKVAEDLAMLIEKDTDKVQERDKKDYWIMKNPERADKKVSKKEIDKLKEKFEGKELDKEIYQLKLDRITEEELNELTEQDLEILAIYREFSTGYALTPQIVKNKDVTPEEFAVVSENLQLLPGVDTTTDWERYYTFGSTLKSVLGKVTDSDEGLPAEQLDYYLARDYSRNDRVGKSYIEQQYEEVLNGQKAKVKNVTDKAGNVLETIPITEGKRGDDLVLSIDMELQQATEKIIEEALKETKTKGGTSLLDRANVVVMDPRTGEVLTMAGKQIVKDKETGKKTFQDDALGNISMTYNVGSAVKGATIMTGYNTGAIKPGDTFYDTPMKILQTPVKKSWKNLGLVNDSDALKMSSNIYMFHTVIKMAGGTYIENGPLRLDLDYGMKTMRDSFAQYGLGVRTGIDLPNEQIGFKGPAETNGLLLDFSIGQYDTYSNMQLAQYISTIANGGNRMEPHVVKSINEPLMENDEIGPIVQEISPKVLNRADGKDEWFDRVQGGFRRVTQEPGGTAYHWFGDKDYNPAGKTGTAQAFYDGPDKQEKFGKEPHEVINLSFVGYAPADDPEIAISVLVPWAYDSGKGHYMNLEIAERVMDTYFDLKKQRQNGNENAALSSQDDKNKENVPEGEQAQ from the coding sequence TTGAATAAAAAGAAAAAGAAAAAAAAGTCACATGTTCCATTCCGTTTGAACATTTTATTTTTGATCGTGTTTATACTGTTTTCAATATTGATTCTTCGTTTAGGAATTGTTCAAATTGTATATGGAGATGATTATAAGCGGGAGATAGAGCGAACAGAGGATGTGACCGTCAATAATCCTGTTCCAAGGGGAAAGATGTATGATCGGACAGGAAAAGTGATCGTTGATAACAAGCCGCAAAATGCTATTACCTATACGAAGAGTACAGGAGTTAAGCAGGATGATATGCTTAAAGTAGCAGAGGACCTTGCTATGCTCATAGAAAAGGATACCGATAAGGTCCAAGAGAGAGATAAAAAGGATTACTGGATTATGAAAAATCCGGAGCGAGCAGATAAAAAGGTTTCAAAAAAAGAAATTGATAAATTGAAGGAAAAATTTGAAGGAAAAGAATTAGATAAAGAAATTTACCAATTAAAGCTTGACCGTATTACTGAGGAAGAACTGAATGAGCTTACAGAACAGGATTTAGAGATTCTTGCCATATATAGAGAGTTTTCAACTGGATACGCATTGACACCTCAAATTGTAAAAAATAAAGATGTAACCCCTGAAGAATTTGCTGTTGTAAGTGAAAATCTGCAGCTTCTTCCTGGTGTTGATACGACAACAGATTGGGAAAGATATTATACATTTGGTTCTACATTAAAGTCTGTTCTAGGGAAGGTAACAGACTCTGATGAAGGCTTGCCTGCAGAGCAGCTAGATTATTATCTAGCAAGGGATTACAGTCGAAATGATCGGGTAGGGAAGAGCTATATTGAACAGCAGTATGAAGAGGTTCTGAATGGTCAGAAAGCTAAAGTTAAAAATGTTACTGATAAGGCGGGTAATGTTCTTGAAACGATTCCTATAACTGAGGGGAAAAGAGGAGATGACCTTGTCCTTAGTATAGACATGGAGTTACAACAAGCAACGGAAAAGATCATTGAAGAAGCGTTAAAGGAAACGAAAACCAAGGGTGGTACTTCATTGCTAGATCGTGCGAATGTTGTGGTTATGGATCCGCGCACTGGTGAGGTACTCACAATGGCAGGTAAGCAAATTGTTAAAGATAAGGAAACTGGCAAAAAGACATTTCAGGATGACGCACTCGGCAATATTTCGATGACATATAACGTCGGTTCAGCAGTCAAGGGAGCAACAATCATGACGGGGTATAATACTGGGGCAATCAAGCCAGGTGATACTTTTTATGATACTCCGATGAAAATTTTACAAACACCTGTAAAAAAATCCTGGAAAAACCTTGGTCTTGTCAATGATAGTGATGCACTAAAAATGTCTTCGAACATTTATATGTTCCACACGGTTATTAAGATGGCTGGTGGTACGTATATAGAAAATGGACCTTTACGATTGGATCTTGATTATGGAATGAAAACGATGAGGGATTCCTTTGCACAATATGGTCTTGGTGTGAGAACAGGAATAGACCTTCCGAATGAACAAATTGGATTTAAAGGGCCAGCTGAAACAAATGGTTTACTTCTTGACTTTTCCATCGGTCAGTATGATACGTATTCAAATATGCAACTAGCCCAATATATATCTACAATTGCTAATGGTGGCAACCGGATGGAGCCCCATGTTGTGAAATCGATTAATGAGCCTTTAATGGAAAATGATGAGATCGGACCAATTGTACAAGAAATTTCTCCGAAAGTACTTAACCGTGCCGATGGAAAAGACGAATGGTTCGATAGGGTTCAGGGCGGATTCCGCAGAGTTACACAGGAGCCGGGTGGAACAGCCTACCATTGGTTCGGTGACAAAGACTATAACCCTGCTGGAAAGACAGGGACTGCTCAAGCATTTTACGATGGACCTGACAAACAAGAAAAATTCGGCAAAGAACCTCATGAAGTCATTAATTTAAGCTTTGTTGGCTATGCACCAGCGGATGACCCGGAAATTGCGATTTCTGTTCTCGTTCCATGGGCATATGATTCAGGAAAAGGCCATTATATGAATCTTGAAATTGCGGAACGTGTTATGGATACTTATTTTGACCTAAAAAAACAGCGACAAAATGGAAATGAAAATGCCGCACTATCAAGCCAAGATGATAAAAACAAAGAAAATGTGCCAGAAGGCGAACAAGCACAATAG
- a CDS encoding MFS transporter has product MSKVKKLIGDVEITKDLGLLLIIGGLYSLSVALSNTFVNIYLWKQSGDFKDLGLYNLTVVIIQPLTFILAGRWAKKVDRVIVLRIGVIFLAAFYLAVLIIGTNASKFLLLLGALLGVGYGFYWLAFNVLTFEITEPENRDFFNGFLGILTSIGGMIGPIAAGFIISKLEKFTGYTIIFGISLGLFSLAVFFSFFIKRRPAKGKYWFKRIFSERKNNMNWRLITNAHFFQGLREGTFAFVISVFVFISTGSELALGAYGLVNSGVSFIAYYVVSRLLKKKYRKKAILIGGIILFAAIFLIIFEVSYSKLLIYGATIAIAYPLLLVPYISMTYDVIGTGWQAAEMRIEYIVVREIFVNSGRVFSVLCFLVVITFFNEQKGIPILLLFLGAGHSIIYFFIRKIHFQST; this is encoded by the coding sequence ATGAGTAAGGTAAAGAAATTGATCGGTGATGTTGAAATAACAAAGGATTTAGGATTATTACTAATAATTGGTGGATTATATTCATTAAGTGTTGCATTATCCAATACATTTGTGAATATTTACCTTTGGAAGCAGTCCGGAGATTTCAAGGATTTAGGTTTATATAATTTAACAGTCGTTATAATACAGCCATTAACATTTATTTTAGCGGGCAGATGGGCGAAAAAAGTGGACCGTGTAATCGTGTTAAGGATTGGTGTTATTTTTCTAGCTGCATTTTATTTAGCTGTATTAATCATTGGAACGAATGCTTCGAAATTTTTATTACTGCTAGGGGCGCTCCTTGGAGTAGGCTATGGATTTTACTGGCTGGCATTCAACGTACTAACATTTGAAATTACTGAACCTGAAAATCGTGATTTTTTTAATGGATTTCTAGGAATTTTAACTTCTATAGGTGGAATGATTGGACCAATTGCTGCTGGTTTCATCATATCGAAGTTGGAAAAATTCACAGGGTATACAATCATTTTTGGGATTTCACTTGGTCTATTTTCGCTTGCAGTTTTTTTTAGTTTTTTTATCAAAAGACGTCCAGCGAAAGGAAAGTATTGGTTTAAAAGAATATTTTCTGAACGAAAAAATAATATGAATTGGCGGCTTATTACAAATGCTCATTTTTTTCAAGGTCTTCGTGAAGGGACCTTTGCTTTTGTCATATCCGTTTTTGTCTTTATTTCAACTGGCAGCGAATTAGCTTTAGGGGCTTATGGACTCGTTAATTCAGGGGTTTCATTTATCGCATACTATGTTGTGTCACGTCTGCTCAAGAAAAAGTATCGGAAAAAGGCAATATTAATTGGTGGAATCATACTGTTTGCCGCCATATTTTTAATCATATTTGAAGTAAGCTACTCCAAATTGCTTATTTATGGAGCTACAATTGCCATCGCGTATCCTCTTTTACTTGTTCCTTATATTTCAATGACCTATGATGTGATCGGTACAGGATGGCAGGCTGCAGAAATGCGAATAGAATATATTGTCGTAAGAGAAATATTCGTCAATTCTGGAAGAGTTTTTTCGGTTCTCTGCTTCTTAGTAGTGATTACCTTTTTTAATGAACAAAAAGGCATCCCCATTCTTCTCCTATTTCTTGGTGCCGGCCATTCAATTATTTATTTCTTTATCCGTAAAATCCATTTTCAATCAACATGA
- a CDS encoding superoxide dismutase — protein MAFELPQLPYAYDALEPNIDKETMNIHHTKHHNTYVTNLNNALEGNEELLSKSVEEVISNMDAVPEAVRTAVRNNGGGHANHTLFWQVISPNGGGEPTGDLAAAINSKFGSFDSFKEEFAKAATTRFGSGWAWLAVNNGELEVTSTPNQDSPLMDGKTPILGLDVWEHAYYLNYQNRRPDYINSFWNVVNWDEVSKRYSAAK, from the coding sequence ATGGCATTTGAATTACCACAATTACCTTATGCTTACGATGCATTAGAACCAAATATTGACAAAGAAACAATGAATATTCACCACACGAAGCATCACAACACATATGTAACAAATTTAAATAACGCTTTAGAGGGAAATGAAGAGCTTCTTTCTAAATCAGTAGAGGAAGTTATTTCAAATATGGATGCTGTTCCTGAAGCTGTACGTACTGCTGTACGTAATAATGGCGGCGGACACGCAAACCATACATTATTCTGGCAGGTTATTTCTCCTAATGGCGGTGGAGAACCTACTGGTGATTTAGCAGCTGCAATTAACAGCAAATTCGGAAGCTTTGATAGCTTTAAGGAAGAGTTTGCTAAAGCAGCTACTACACGTTTCGGCTCTGGCTGGGCTTGGCTTGCTGTAAACAATGGTGAGCTTGAAGTTACAAGCACTCCAAACCAAGATTCTCCTTTAATGGATGGCAAGACGCCAATTCTAGGCTTAGACGTTTGGGAGCATGCTTACTATTTAAATTATCAAAACCGTCGTCCAGATTACATCAATTCTTTCTGGAATGTTGTTAATTGGGATGAGGTTTCAAAACGCTATAGTGCTGCAAAATAA
- a CDS encoding DUF456 domain-containing protein, translating to MDHFYWSLIIILFIVSFIGLVYPILPSVLFLIGGFLLYGFVFTFDEFNWLFWVIQGLFVVLLFGADYLANMIGVKKFGGSKAGIWGSTIGIILGPFVIPVFGILIGPFLGAIIAEFAVNKKEWKEAVKIGFGSVIGFISSVITKGIIQIIMIVYFFIVI from the coding sequence ATGGATCACTTCTATTGGAGTTTAATTATCATTTTATTCATTGTTTCATTTATAGGACTTGTTTATCCGATTCTTCCTAGTGTGCTTTTCCTCATTGGCGGCTTTTTATTGTACGGCTTTGTATTTACTTTTGATGAATTTAACTGGTTATTTTGGGTCATTCAGGGTTTGTTTGTTGTCTTACTATTTGGAGCAGATTATTTAGCAAATATGATTGGGGTAAAAAAATTTGGCGGCTCAAAAGCAGGAATATGGGGAAGTACAATTGGAATTATTCTAGGACCTTTTGTGATCCCTGTATTCGGTATTCTAATCGGCCCATTTTTGGGAGCAATAATTGCTGAATTTGCTGTAAACAAAAAAGAATGGAAAGAAGCTGTCAAAATCGGTTTTGGATCTGTTATTGGTTTTATCAGCAGTGTTATAACAAAAGGAATCATTCAGATCATAATGATTGTTTATTTTTTTATCGTTATTTAA
- a CDS encoding Na/Pi cotransporter family protein, with the protein MLFEFLGGLGIFLFGIKYMGDGLQKSAGDRLRDLLDRFTTNPLMGVLAGMLVTVLIQSSSATTVITVGLVSAGFMTLRQAIGVIMGANIGTTVTAFIIGINVGEYALPIIAAGAVLLFFFKNKKVHNVGQIVFGFGALFYGLELMSEGMKPLSSLESFHDLTVNLSSNPILGVIVGTVFTVIVQSSSATIGILQGLFSENLLDLNAALPVLFGDNIGTTITAVLASIGASVAAKRAAAVHVLFNLIGTTIFLILLKPFTLIIGNIQEALNLNPEMTIAFAHGIFNASNTIIQLPFVAVLAWIVTKLIPGEDSVLEYRTKHLDPVFIEQSPSIALGQAKEEVLRMGKFSIHGLEETHEFLKTRLQKHSDNAIQIEDALNNLDRKITDYLIQLATSSLSDHESEEHTMLMDTVRDIERVGDHYENIIELIEYLQANKVKITDSAMEDLEEMFNLTISTVSDSIQALDHNDKEAAAHVVQKEEEIDKMERRLRKQHILRLNEGLCSAQAGIIYVDIVSNLERIGDHAVNIAEAILGEEN; encoded by the coding sequence ATGCTTTTTGAGTTTTTAGGCGGACTTGGAATTTTCTTATTTGGAATTAAATATATGGGAGATGGTCTTCAGAAATCAGCAGGTGACCGTTTAAGAGATTTACTTGATCGTTTCACTACAAATCCACTAATGGGTGTATTGGCGGGTATGCTCGTAACAGTCCTCATTCAGAGCAGTTCGGCTACAACAGTCATAACAGTTGGATTAGTTAGTGCTGGTTTTATGACACTGCGCCAAGCAATCGGCGTCATAATGGGGGCAAATATCGGAACAACCGTAACAGCATTTATTATTGGTATTAATGTTGGTGAATATGCACTTCCTATTATTGCAGCAGGAGCTGTTTTACTATTCTTTTTCAAAAATAAAAAGGTTCATAATGTTGGTCAGATCGTATTCGGATTTGGTGCACTGTTTTATGGTCTAGAGTTAATGAGTGAAGGAATGAAACCATTAAGCTCCCTTGAATCTTTTCATGATCTAACAGTAAATCTGAGTTCAAATCCTATTTTAGGAGTTATTGTAGGTACAGTTTTTACTGTCATTGTTCAAAGCTCAAGCGCGACTATCGGAATATTGCAGGGGCTATTTTCTGAAAACCTGCTTGATTTAAATGCTGCATTACCTGTGCTTTTTGGAGATAATATTGGTACAACGATCACGGCAGTACTAGCATCAATTGGTGCCTCTGTAGCTGCGAAAAGAGCTGCAGCTGTACATGTTTTATTTAATCTAATTGGAACAACGATTTTCTTGATATTATTAAAACCATTTACGTTAATAATAGGAAATATACAGGAAGCTTTGAACCTTAATCCTGAAATGACAATCGCTTTTGCACATGGAATATTTAATGCGTCTAATACGATTATTCAATTGCCGTTTGTCGCGGTATTAGCATGGATTGTGACAAAATTGATTCCTGGCGAAGATTCTGTATTAGAATACAGGACGAAGCATCTAGATCCTGTATTTATCGAACAGTCACCTTCCATCGCTCTTGGACAAGCGAAAGAGGAAGTATTAAGAATGGGCAAATTCTCGATTCACGGTTTAGAGGAAACGCATGAATTCTTAAAGACAAGACTCCAAAAGCATTCAGATAATGCCATACAAATTGAAGATGCACTTAATAATCTAGATCGAAAAATCACGGATTATTTAATCCAACTAGCAACTAGCTCACTGTCTGATCATGAATCAGAAGAGCATACAATGTTGATGGATACAGTTAGAGATATTGAAAGAGTCGGGGATCATTACGAGAATATTATAGAACTTATCGAATATCTTCAGGCGAATAAAGTAAAGATTACAGATTCTGCTATGGAAGATTTAGAGGAGATGTTTAACCTCACCATTTCTACTGTATCAGATTCTATACAGGCGTTAGATCATAATGATAAAGAAGCCGCAGCACATGTTGTGCAAAAAGAAGAAGAAATTGATAAAATGGAAAGAAGGCTACGTAAACAACATATACTGCGTTTAAATGAAGGATTATGTTCTGCACAAGCTGGCATTATATATGTAGACATTGTAAGTAACCTAGAGAGAATTGGTGATCATGCAGTAAATATTGCCGAAGCGATCTTAGGAGAAGAAAATTAG
- a CDS encoding DUF1189 domain-containing protein → MNIFKQFIKSFYSPKDIAMFRFQGIGKTILYVFFLVLLSIIPSVYYFGSALINGVNAVEESVKNELPPFQIKNGVLQAEQDAPIIINKEDFTIIFDSTGTVDSEKLANSDNTLAILKNDAYFIAGGQVQSLPYSMFPDLSLTNESLLELLDTADSSLPIFIPLLAVVIFIFASGMKFIEISILALFGQFMNKMMLKNLHYRQSWRLAAYSVTLPTMFFTIMNSLQTVVPNAAIINWFVAIMILFLAIKEIPQPKKK, encoded by the coding sequence ATGAATATTTTCAAGCAATTTATTAAAAGTTTCTATTCTCCTAAGGATATTGCTATGTTCCGCTTTCAAGGGATTGGGAAAACGATTCTATACGTGTTTTTTCTGGTTCTTTTATCGATTATTCCATCCGTATATTATTTTGGTTCTGCTTTGATTAATGGTGTTAATGCAGTTGAGGAAAGTGTTAAAAATGAACTTCCCCCTTTTCAAATTAAAAACGGAGTCCTGCAAGCAGAACAAGATGCTCCAATTATTATTAACAAAGAGGATTTTACAATTATTTTCGATTCTACAGGAACTGTAGACTCTGAGAAGTTGGCAAATAGCGATAATACTTTAGCTATATTAAAAAATGATGCCTATTTTATTGCAGGTGGACAAGTTCAATCTTTGCCATACTCCATGTTTCCAGATCTATCATTAACAAATGAGAGTTTGCTTGAATTATTAGATACAGCCGATTCATCATTACCTATTTTCATTCCATTACTTGCTGTTGTAATTTTCATTTTTGCAAGCGGAATGAAATTTATCGAAATATCTATTCTTGCCTTATTTGGACAGTTTATGAATAAAATGATGCTAAAAAATCTTCATTACCGTCAGTCTTGGAGATTGGCAGCTTATAGTGTTACACTTCCAACGATGTTTTTTACAATCATGAATAGTCTTCAAACTGTCGTACCAAATGCAGCCATCATCAATTGGTTTGTTGCCATTATGATCCTTTTCTTAGCTATTAAAGAAATACCTCAGCCGAAAAAAAAATAA
- a CDS encoding methyl-accepting chemotaxis protein: protein MKKIKEKFHIFLTKISLQTRLLVLILSLLLVSVSTVAYISYAKSKETTINLIEQRLTKEVKTIYDMAQNLMLLYVGNEEKFNKKMNQIIKSQDAELAQDGLSGTFFLVNEKGATPFQISKNTKIKFTQSMIDEIRKKENGLFHQNINGEPYTIAFQSVQELKGIYAIAIPQKQYLRENNETAKYIFIVVIISLTITSVIVILLVRNLTKPLSRLREVMRVARNGNLDVHVEANTTTPEITSLVKSFDAMIRQMSALLYKISSTTMDLSKTGSDLQSLSGKVLEENEMLMEAILVVKTGAEQTASSSEDSIQMFQNMKSSIQNIYAHMNDVMTKAQSMNDSAHNGEKSVGNLIQAFDHFGQEFLGVASTVQEVKDHSESIAKIITFIQQISAQTKLLALNAAIEAARAGESGNGFAVVANEVRLLAEQSSNATEEIKRTIEQMEMISSKASSEFSEMLGNFQSHLETASASRKSFDTLMFEIEKVSGMIKNAQNELVGLNHALPKMESSAENFVSVSQQTLASAEQMLEASQRQMNNVRMNHETGEKLKDLSQSLAKHSSEFSYSINN, encoded by the coding sequence ATGAAGAAGATAAAAGAGAAGTTTCATATTTTTTTAACAAAGATATCTCTTCAAACAAGGCTTTTAGTATTGATATTAAGCTTACTTCTTGTAAGTGTTTCTACTGTCGCATATATCTCATATGCAAAATCAAAGGAAACAACGATAAACTTAATCGAGCAGCGTTTAACTAAAGAGGTTAAGACCATTTATGATATGGCACAGAATCTGATGCTTCTCTATGTAGGTAATGAAGAAAAGTTTAATAAAAAAATGAATCAAATCATAAAAAGTCAGGATGCGGAGCTTGCACAAGATGGATTATCGGGGACTTTCTTCTTAGTGAATGAAAAAGGAGCAACTCCATTTCAAATCAGCAAAAATACAAAAATCAAATTTACTCAGTCAATGATTGACGAAATAAGAAAAAAAGAGAATGGTCTTTTCCATCAAAATATTAATGGGGAGCCGTATACAATAGCATTTCAATCTGTGCAAGAACTAAAAGGGATCTATGCCATTGCAATCCCACAAAAGCAGTATTTAAGAGAGAATAATGAAACGGCCAAATACATATTTATTGTTGTAATAATTAGTCTCACAATAACTTCTGTCATAGTTATTCTTTTAGTAAGAAACCTTACGAAGCCGCTATCTAGATTAAGAGAGGTAATGAGAGTAGCTAGAAATGGAAATTTAGATGTTCATGTTGAAGCAAATACGACAACTCCTGAAATAACATCTCTTGTCAAAAGCTTTGACGCGATGATTAGGCAAATGAGTGCTCTCCTTTATAAAATATCCTCTACGACAATGGATCTGTCTAAAACCGGTAGTGATCTTCAGAGTCTGTCAGGAAAAGTATTGGAAGAGAACGAAATGCTAATGGAAGCAATTCTTGTTGTTAAAACAGGTGCTGAACAAACTGCAAGCAGTTCAGAGGATAGCATTCAAATGTTTCAAAATATGAAGAGCTCTATCCAAAATATTTACGCACATATGAATGATGTCATGACTAAAGCACAATCCATGAATGATTCAGCTCATAATGGTGAAAAAAGTGTAGGCAATCTTATTCAGGCATTTGATCATTTTGGACAAGAGTTTTTGGGAGTTGCATCAACGGTTCAAGAAGTAAAAGACCATTCGGAATCAATTGCAAAAATTATTACCTTTATCCAACAAATTTCTGCACAGACAAAGCTTTTAGCATTGAATGCTGCAATAGAGGCTGCAAGGGCAGGAGAGTCTGGAAACGGATTTGCTGTTGTTGCAAATGAGGTTCGATTATTAGCTGAACAATCATCAAATGCAACAGAGGAAATAAAACGAACAATTGAGCAAATGGAGATGATCTCTTCCAAGGCATCCAGTGAATTTAGTGAAATGCTAGGAAATTTCCAATCACATCTTGAAACAGCGTCTGCAAGTAGAAAATCATTTGATACACTAATGTTTGAAATTGAAAAGGTTAGTGGCATGATAAAAAATGCCCAGAATGAGTTAGTAGGTCTAAATCATGCGCTGCCAAAGATGGAATCATCTGCAGAAAATTTTGTTTCTGTTTCCCAGCAAACCCTTGCTAGTGCAGAACAAATGCTTGAAGCCTCACAAAGGCAGATGAATAATGTAAGGATGAATCATGAGACTGGAGAAAAGTTAAAGGATTTGTCGCAATCATTAGCAAAACATAGCTCTGAGTTCAGTTATTCAATAAACAATTAA